From a region of the Paeniglutamicibacter cryotolerans genome:
- the pyk gene encoding pyruvate kinase — protein sequence MRRAKIVATFGPAIGTYDKTLAVLAAGVDVARLNMSHGDHSMHAENLANVRQASVELGRPVGIFADLQGPKIRLGRFIDDNKHMLAVGDTFTITIDDVLGTGALCSTTFKGLPADVNRGDILLINDGKVALRATEVTTTSVITEVVVGGEVSNNKGINLPGVAVNVPALSEKDEDDLRWAIRAGVDMIALSFVRNASDISRVHEIMDEEGRRLPVIAKIEKPQAVDALDEIIDAFDAIMVARGDLGVELPLEEVPLVQKRAIELARRWAKPVIVATQVLESMIESPTPTRAEASDCANAVLDGADAVMLSGETSVGAYPIETVETMARIIESTERHGLDRIPELGTQPKTRGGAITRAAVTVANQLNAKYIVAFTQSGDSARRLSRLRPKLPVLAFTPLKQTYNIMTLMWGIQPRLVEFADHTDKMTAQVDRALLQEGLAEVNDLVAIAVGSPPGQSGSTNTLRIHRVGDLADAGQLVEGKSVPAREKVGPWRTTDQEATEAAAKANGN from the coding sequence ATGAGACGCGCAAAAATCGTGGCCACTTTCGGCCCTGCGATCGGAACTTACGATAAGACCCTGGCAGTGCTTGCCGCCGGCGTGGATGTAGCACGCCTGAACATGAGCCACGGCGACCACTCGATGCATGCGGAGAACCTGGCCAATGTGCGCCAGGCTTCCGTTGAACTCGGTCGCCCCGTGGGCATCTTCGCCGACCTGCAGGGGCCCAAGATCCGGCTGGGCCGCTTCATCGACGACAACAAGCACATGCTTGCCGTCGGTGACACCTTCACCATCACCATCGACGACGTGCTGGGCACCGGCGCGTTGTGCTCGACCACGTTCAAGGGCCTGCCGGCCGACGTGAATCGCGGTGACATCCTGCTGATCAATGACGGCAAGGTGGCGCTGCGGGCCACCGAGGTCACCACGACTTCGGTCATTACCGAGGTCGTGGTGGGCGGAGAGGTGTCCAACAACAAGGGCATCAACCTGCCCGGCGTTGCAGTCAACGTCCCGGCGCTGAGCGAGAAGGACGAGGATGACCTGCGCTGGGCCATCCGCGCGGGCGTCGACATGATCGCCCTGTCCTTCGTGCGCAACGCGAGCGACATCTCCCGGGTCCACGAGATCATGGACGAGGAGGGCCGCCGGCTGCCGGTGATCGCCAAGATCGAGAAGCCGCAGGCGGTGGACGCGTTGGATGAGATCATCGACGCGTTCGACGCGATCATGGTTGCCCGTGGCGACCTGGGCGTTGAACTGCCGCTCGAAGAGGTCCCGCTGGTGCAGAAGCGCGCCATCGAACTGGCCCGGCGCTGGGCCAAGCCGGTCATCGTCGCCACCCAGGTGCTCGAGTCGATGATCGAGTCCCCGACCCCGACTCGCGCCGAGGCCTCGGACTGCGCCAACGCGGTGCTCGACGGAGCCGACGCCGTCATGCTCTCGGGCGAGACGTCGGTCGGAGCCTACCCGATCGAGACCGTGGAAACGATGGCCCGGATCATCGAATCCACCGAACGCCACGGCCTGGACCGGATCCCGGAACTGGGCACCCAGCCCAAGACCCGCGGCGGTGCCATCACCCGTGCGGCGGTGACCGTGGCGAACCAGCTCAACGCCAAATACATCGTGGCGTTCACGCAGTCCGGCGATTCGGCCCGGCGCCTCTCGCGCCTGCGCCCGAAGCTGCCGGTGCTGGCCTTCACCCCGTTGAAGCAGACCTACAACATCATGACGCTGATGTGGGGGATCCAGCCCCGTCTGGTCGAATTCGCCGACCATACGGACAAGATGACCGCCCAGGTGGACCGGGCGCTGCTGCAGGAGGGCCTGGCCGAGGTCAATGACCTGGTCGCGATCGCCGTCGGTTCCCCTCCGGGACAGTCCGGTTCGACGAACACGCTGCGCATCCACCGGGTCGGCGACCTGGCCGATGCCGGTCAGCTGGTCGAGGGCAAGTCTGTGCCCGCCCGCGAAAAGGTCGGCCCGTGGCGCACCACCGACCAGGAGGCCACCGAGGCAGCCGCGAAGGCCAACGGAAACTAG
- a CDS encoding glutamate synthase subunit beta has product MADPRGFLNITERQTQVRRPVPVRIMDYKEVYEAQTPDVLKAQASRCMDCGIPFCHQGCPLGNLIPEWNDLAYKGRMIDAAERLHATNNFPEFTGRLCPAPCESSCVLGINQPAVTIKQIEVSIADTAFAQGSVHPVLPQRHTDQTIAVVGSGPAGLAVAQQLTRAGHTVAVYERDDKIGGLLRYGIPDFKLEKDLVDRRVEQMRAEGTRFRTNVELGKDISWDQLRRRFDAVVVATGATVPRELPIPGRDLAGVHHAMDYLVASNRLVAGLDVADPIDAAGKHVVILGGGDTGADCIGTAHRQRAASVTTLAIGHQPGQERPEHQPWPMFPNLFEVASAHEEGGERTYLASTIEFTGQDGVLTGLKVARTGFVDGARVPLPGTERIIEADLVLLALGFTGPEPAGLTEQVDIEFDDRGNVARDGYYMTNTPGVFAVGDAGRGQSLIVWAIAEGRSCAAAVDKYLMGETRLPAPVAPGDRAISML; this is encoded by the coding sequence GTGGCTGATCCACGCGGATTCCTGAACATCACCGAACGCCAGACCCAGGTCCGGCGCCCCGTGCCCGTGCGCATCATGGACTACAAGGAGGTCTACGAGGCGCAGACCCCCGATGTGCTCAAGGCGCAAGCCTCGCGCTGCATGGACTGCGGCATCCCGTTCTGCCACCAGGGCTGCCCGTTGGGCAACCTGATCCCGGAATGGAACGACCTGGCCTACAAGGGCCGCATGATTGATGCCGCCGAACGCCTGCATGCGACGAACAACTTCCCGGAGTTCACCGGGCGGCTCTGCCCGGCCCCCTGCGAGTCTTCCTGCGTGCTGGGCATCAACCAGCCCGCGGTGACGATCAAGCAGATCGAGGTGTCCATCGCCGACACGGCTTTTGCGCAGGGATCGGTGCACCCGGTGCTGCCGCAGCGGCACACCGACCAGACGATCGCCGTAGTCGGTTCCGGTCCCGCCGGACTGGCTGTGGCCCAGCAGCTGACCCGCGCCGGGCATACGGTTGCCGTCTACGAGCGCGATGACAAGATCGGCGGGCTGCTGCGCTACGGCATCCCGGACTTCAAGCTGGAGAAGGACCTGGTTGACCGGCGCGTGGAGCAGATGCGGGCCGAGGGCACGCGCTTTAGGACCAACGTGGAGCTGGGCAAGGACATCTCCTGGGACCAGCTGCGCCGCCGCTTCGACGCGGTGGTGGTGGCCACCGGCGCCACCGTGCCGCGTGAACTGCCGATCCCGGGCCGGGACCTGGCCGGGGTGCACCACGCGATGGACTACCTGGTGGCTTCCAACCGCCTGGTCGCCGGGCTCGATGTCGCCGATCCGATCGACGCCGCCGGCAAGCACGTGGTGATCCTGGGCGGCGGAGATACCGGCGCCGATTGCATCGGCACCGCCCATCGCCAACGCGCCGCCTCAGTCACCACGCTGGCCATCGGACACCAGCCGGGCCAGGAACGACCGGAACACCAGCCGTGGCCGATGTTCCCGAACCTGTTCGAGGTTGCCAGCGCCCACGAGGAAGGCGGTGAGCGCACCTATCTGGCCTCCACGATCGAATTCACCGGGCAGGACGGCGTGCTCACCGGGCTGAAGGTGGCGCGGACCGGGTTCGTGGACGGGGCGCGTGTCCCGCTGCCGGGAACCGAGCGGATCATCGAAGCCGACCTGGTGCTGTTGGCCCTGGGCTTCACCGGCCCGGAGCCGGCTGGCCTCACCGAGCAGGTCGACATCGAGTTTGATGACCGGGGCAACGTCGCCCGCGATGGTTATTACATGACCAACACACCGGGGGTGTTCGCCGTCGGGGATGCCGGCCGCGGGCAGTCCCTGATCGTGTGGGCCATCGCCGAGGGGCGTTCCTGCGCCGCGGCAGTGGACAAATACCTGATGGGCGAAACTCGCCTTCCGGCCCCCGTCGCACCCGGCGACCGGGCCATCAGCATGCTGTGA
- a CDS encoding ANTAR domain-containing response regulator: MTELPQITPVPAPAPGPVPRRVVVAEDETLIRLDIVEILRGEGYDVVGEADNGEKALALARELKPDLVLMDVKMPVMDGITAAETITKERIAPVVLLTAFSQKELVDRAREAGAMAYVVKPFTPADLVPAIEIAMSRHDQLVALEKEVGDLQEQFATRKLVERAKSLLTTKMGLTEPEAFRWIQKTSMDRRLSMREVAETVIDQVK; encoded by the coding sequence ATGACTGAACTTCCCCAGATCACTCCGGTTCCAGCGCCGGCACCCGGCCCGGTCCCCCGCCGCGTCGTCGTCGCGGAGGACGAGACACTGATCCGCCTGGATATCGTCGAAATCCTGCGCGGTGAGGGCTATGACGTGGTCGGCGAGGCGGACAACGGGGAGAAGGCGCTGGCGCTGGCCCGCGAGCTGAAGCCGGACCTGGTCCTGATGGACGTGAAGATGCCGGTCATGGACGGGATCACGGCAGCGGAGACCATTACCAAGGAACGCATCGCCCCGGTGGTGCTGTTGACCGCCTTCAGCCAGAAGGAACTGGTCGACCGCGCCCGCGAGGCCGGCGCCATGGCCTATGTGGTCAAGCCGTTCACCCCGGCCGACCTGGTCCCGGCCATCGAGATCGCCATGTCCCGCCACGACCAGCTCGTCGCCCTGGAAAAGGAGGTCGGGGACCTGCAGGAGCAGTTTGCGACCCGCAAGCTGGTGGAGCGCGCCAAGTCGCTGCTGACCACCAAGATGGGCCTGACCGAGCCCGAGGCCTTCCGCTGGATCCAGAAGACCTCGATGGACCGCCGGCTCTCGATGCGCGAGGTGGCCGAGACGGTCATCGACCAGGTCAAATAG
- the gltB gene encoding glutamate synthase large subunit produces MSITGVQLNASPVSGGDPSPPNALFSNLPGAHGLYHPDNEKDACGLAVIATLRGVPGHDIVVSALTALRNLEHRGAVGADEGTGDGAGILTQIPDAFLRDVTGFELPGAGSYAVGNAFLPADAANRSEARSGIEALAATEGLEVLGWREVPIDSSTIGDMALACMPAFEQLFVVAEDAANDLDARAFRLRKRAQNKYGVYFPSFSSRTIVYKGMLTTAQLGSFYPDLTDPRYTTLLGVVHSRFSTNTFPSWPLAQPFRTIAHNGEINTVKGNRNWMRARQAQLSGAVLGEDPEELFPICTPGASDSASFDEVAELLMLSGRPITQAIMMMIPEAWENHATMDADRRAFYQYHSMLMEPWDGPAAVSFTDGTLVGAVLDRNGLRPARYWVTDGGLVILASEVGVLPVDPASIVAKGRVAPGKMLLIDTAAGRIIPDDEVKAEVAAANPWADWVKENLIPLSSLPEREHVVHNPASIALRQRTFGYTNEELSMLLAPMAAKGAEPLGAMGTDTPIAVLSEKPRLLFDYFTQSFAQVTNPPLDAIREELVTSLSTSIGPDGNLLSLEKVSSRHVALDYPVVTNDELAKIANLRGEDGNKVALKVRGLYRPEGGEAELRARLQEICEKVSAAINRGIRFIVLSDRDSTAAWAPIPSLLLTSAVHHHLLKSANRTKASLLVEAGDVREVHHVAVLIGYGASAVNPYLALETVEDMASRGELGDVDAAGAHANLIKALGKGVLKIMSKMGISTVSSYCGAQTFEALGISVRVVDQYFTGTRSQLGGVGLDAIAAETALRHAGAYPADGNPEPHRMLETGGEYQWRREGPPHLFNPETVFRLQHATRERRYDIFKAYTTGVDEQAKGLMTLRGLMEFKAGRTPLDIDEVEPVSAIVKRFSTGAMSYGSISKEAHETLAIAMNRLGAKSNTGEGGEDVERLLDPARRSAVKQIASGRFGVTSLYLANADDIQIKMAQGAKPGEGGQLAANKVYPWIAATRHSTPGVGLISPPPHHDIYSIEDLAQLIHDAKRANPKARVHVKLVSEVGIGTVASGVVKAKADVVLVSGHDGGTGASPLNSLKHAGIPWELGLAETQQTLMLNGLRGRVTVQVDGQLKTGRDVVIAALLGAEEFGFATAPLVVTGCIMMRVCHLDTCPVGVATQNPALRSRFTGQAEHVVNFFEFLAQEVREILASLGFASIEAAIGHAELLDRRSAIDHWKSAGLDLAPVFAGEGPGPDSPVRRVTGQEHGLDEHFDNRLIELASDALEQRAPVRIVLEVANTDRSVGTMLGYEVTSAFGIDTLATDTIDVSLHGQAGQSLGAFLPEGITLRLFGDANDYVGKGLSGGRIIVRQDRAAPIAAAHNVIAGNVIGYGATSGEMFLSGMVGERFLVRNSGATAVVEGIGDHGCEYMTGGMALILGPIGRNFGAGMSGGTAYVLDLDPELLNSHALADGELLLQHPDAAESAHVQGLLARHVEETGSALGACLLADFPDTAARLTKVLPRDYAAVQSTRARAQAEGLDLDGETVWSRILEVTRG; encoded by the coding sequence ATGAGCATCACCGGAGTCCAACTGAACGCCTCGCCGGTTTCCGGCGGGGACCCATCCCCGCCCAACGCCCTGTTTTCGAACCTGCCCGGAGCCCATGGCCTCTACCATCCGGACAACGAGAAGGACGCGTGTGGCCTGGCCGTCATCGCGACCCTGCGCGGGGTGCCCGGCCACGACATCGTCGTGTCGGCACTGACCGCGCTGCGCAACCTCGAACACCGTGGCGCAGTGGGCGCCGACGAGGGAACCGGCGACGGCGCCGGCATCCTCACCCAGATCCCGGACGCGTTCCTGCGCGACGTCACCGGATTCGAACTACCCGGGGCCGGCAGCTACGCCGTGGGCAACGCCTTCCTGCCCGCCGATGCGGCAAACCGAAGCGAAGCCCGCTCGGGTATCGAGGCACTGGCAGCCACCGAGGGCCTGGAGGTCTTGGGCTGGCGTGAGGTGCCCATCGATTCCTCGACCATCGGAGACATGGCACTTGCCTGCATGCCCGCGTTCGAACAGCTCTTCGTCGTCGCCGAGGACGCGGCCAATGACCTCGACGCGCGCGCCTTCCGCCTGCGCAAGCGCGCCCAGAACAAGTACGGTGTCTACTTCCCGTCTTTCTCCTCGCGGACCATCGTCTACAAGGGCATGCTGACCACGGCGCAGCTCGGATCGTTTTACCCGGACCTTACCGACCCGCGCTACACCACCCTGCTGGGAGTCGTGCACTCGCGCTTTTCCACCAATACCTTCCCGTCCTGGCCGCTGGCCCAGCCGTTCCGCACCATCGCGCACAACGGCGAAATCAACACGGTCAAGGGCAACCGCAACTGGATGCGCGCCCGCCAGGCCCAGCTCTCCGGGGCAGTGCTGGGCGAGGATCCGGAGGAGCTGTTCCCGATCTGCACCCCCGGAGCCTCGGACTCGGCGTCGTTCGACGAGGTCGCCGAACTGCTGATGCTCTCCGGTCGCCCGATCACCCAGGCGATCATGATGATGATCCCCGAGGCCTGGGAAAACCATGCCACCATGGATGCCGACCGGCGCGCGTTCTACCAGTACCACTCGATGCTCATGGAACCGTGGGACGGCCCGGCGGCCGTTTCGTTTACCGACGGAACGCTGGTCGGGGCGGTGCTGGACCGCAACGGACTGCGCCCGGCCCGGTACTGGGTCACCGATGGGGGACTGGTCATCCTGGCCTCCGAGGTCGGCGTGCTGCCGGTGGACCCGGCAAGCATCGTCGCCAAGGGCCGTGTGGCACCGGGCAAGATGCTCCTCATCGATACGGCAGCCGGACGGATCATCCCCGATGACGAGGTCAAGGCGGAGGTCGCAGCCGCCAACCCGTGGGCAGACTGGGTCAAGGAAAACCTGATCCCACTCTCATCGCTGCCCGAGCGTGAGCACGTGGTCCACAACCCGGCCTCCATCGCCCTACGCCAGCGCACCTTCGGCTACACCAACGAGGAACTGAGCATGCTGCTCGCCCCGATGGCAGCGAAGGGTGCCGAACCGCTCGGTGCCATGGGCACCGATACGCCGATCGCCGTGCTCTCGGAAAAGCCGCGGTTGCTCTTCGACTACTTCACCCAGTCCTTCGCCCAGGTGACCAACCCGCCGCTGGATGCCATCCGCGAGGAACTGGTCACCTCGCTTTCCACCTCGATCGGACCGGACGGGAACCTGTTGAGCCTGGAGAAGGTCTCCTCCCGCCACGTCGCGCTGGACTACCCGGTAGTGACCAACGACGAACTGGCCAAGATCGCCAACCTGCGCGGCGAAGACGGCAACAAGGTGGCGTTGAAGGTCCGTGGGCTCTACCGGCCCGAGGGCGGGGAAGCAGAACTGCGTGCCCGGCTGCAGGAAATCTGTGAGAAGGTTTCGGCGGCGATCAACCGCGGCATCCGCTTCATCGTGCTCTCGGACCGCGACTCCACCGCCGCCTGGGCGCCGATCCCGTCGCTGCTGCTCACCTCCGCCGTGCACCACCACCTGCTTAAGAGCGCCAACCGCACCAAGGCCTCGCTGCTGGTCGAGGCTGGCGATGTGCGCGAGGTGCACCACGTGGCTGTGCTCATCGGCTACGGTGCCTCGGCGGTGAACCCGTACCTGGCCTTGGAAACCGTCGAGGACATGGCTTCGCGCGGCGAACTCGGGGACGTGGACGCCGCCGGCGCCCACGCGAACCTGATCAAGGCGCTGGGCAAGGGCGTTTTGAAGATCATGTCGAAGATGGGCATCTCCACCGTCTCCTCCTACTGCGGGGCGCAGACATTCGAGGCGCTGGGCATCTCCGTGCGCGTGGTCGACCAGTACTTCACCGGCACCCGTTCGCAGCTAGGCGGCGTCGGGCTCGATGCCATAGCGGCGGAAACCGCGCTGCGCCATGCCGGCGCCTACCCCGCCGACGGCAATCCCGAACCGCACCGCATGCTGGAGACCGGCGGCGAATACCAGTGGCGCCGAGAGGGCCCGCCGCACCTGTTCAACCCAGAAACGGTGTTCAGGCTCCAGCATGCCACCCGCGAACGCCGCTACGACATCTTCAAGGCCTACACGACCGGGGTCGACGAGCAGGCCAAGGGGCTGATGACGCTGCGTGGGCTGATGGAATTCAAGGCCGGGCGTACGCCCCTGGACATTGATGAGGTCGAACCGGTCTCCGCCATAGTCAAGCGGTTCTCCACCGGTGCGATGAGCTACGGCTCTATCTCGAAGGAAGCCCACGAAACGCTGGCCATCGCGATGAACCGGCTCGGTGCCAAATCGAACACCGGCGAGGGCGGCGAGGACGTGGAGCGTCTGCTGGATCCGGCACGCCGCTCGGCAGTCAAACAGATCGCCTCGGGTCGCTTTGGCGTCACCAGCTTGTATCTGGCGAACGCGGACGACATCCAGATCAAGATGGCCCAGGGAGCCAAGCCCGGGGAGGGCGGTCAGTTGGCTGCCAACAAGGTCTACCCCTGGATCGCCGCGACCCGGCACTCCACACCCGGGGTCGGGCTGATTTCCCCGCCGCCGCATCACGACATCTACTCGATCGAGGACCTGGCCCAGCTGATCCACGACGCCAAGCGCGCCAACCCGAAAGCCCGCGTCCACGTGAAGCTGGTCTCCGAGGTCGGCATCGGCACGGTGGCCTCCGGGGTCGTGAAGGCCAAGGCCGACGTGGTGCTGGTCTCCGGCCACGACGGCGGCACCGGAGCCTCCCCGCTGAATTCGCTGAAGCACGCCGGCATTCCCTGGGAGCTCGGCCTGGCCGAGACCCAGCAGACGCTGATGCTCAACGGGCTGCGCGGCCGCGTGACGGTGCAGGTCGACGGGCAGCTGAAGACCGGGCGCGACGTGGTCATCGCGGCGCTGCTCGGCGCCGAGGAATTCGGCTTCGCCACGGCCCCGCTGGTGGTTACCGGCTGCATCATGATGCGCGTCTGCCACCTGGACACCTGCCCGGTGGGTGTAGCGACGCAGAACCCGGCGTTGCGTTCGCGCTTCACCGGACAGGCCGAGCACGTGGTGAACTTCTTCGAGTTCCTGGCCCAGGAGGTGCGAGAGATCCTCGCTTCCCTCGGGTTCGCCAGCATCGAGGCGGCCATCGGCCACGCCGAGCTGCTGGATCGGCGTTCGGCCATCGACCACTGGAAGAGCGCCGGACTGGACCTGGCCCCGGTATTCGCCGGGGAGGGCCCCGGCCCGGATTCCCCGGTGCGCCGGGTCACCGGCCAGGAGCACGGGCTCGATGAGCACTTCGACAACCGGCTCATAGAGCTGGCCTCCGATGCGCTGGAGCAACGCGCCCCGGTGCGGATCGTGCTGGAGGTGGCGAACACCGACCGTTCGGTGGGCACCATGCTCGGCTACGAGGTCACCAGCGCCTTCGGCATCGACACGCTGGCCACCGACACCATCGACGTGAGCCTGCACGGGCAGGCCGGGCAGTCGCTCGGTGCCTTCCTGCCCGAGGGCATTACGCTGCGCCTGTTCGGCGATGCAAACGACTACGTCGGCAAGGGCCTCTCCGGCGGTCGCATCATCGTGCGCCAGGACCGGGCGGCGCCCATTGCCGCGGCGCACAACGTCATTGCCGGCAACGTGATCGGCTACGGCGCGACCAGCGGCGAGATGTTCCTCTCCGGCATGGTCGGGGAACGCTTCCTGGTCCGCAACTCCGGTGCAACGGCCGTCGTCGAGGGCATCGGCGACCACGGCTGCGAATACATGACCGGCGGCATGGCGCTGATCCTGGGTCCCATCGGACGCAATTTCGGTGCCGGCATGTCCGGCGGCACGGCCTATGTGCTGGACCTGGACCCGGAGCTGCTGAACTCCCACGCGCTCGCCGACGGCGAACTGCTGCTGCAGCACCCGGACGCCGCCGAATCGGCGCACGTGCAGGGGCTGTTGGCCCGGCACGTGGAGGAAACAGGATCGGCGCTCGGCGCGTGCCTGCTTGCCGACTTCCCTGATACGGCAGCCCGGCTGACCAAGGTGCTGCCGCGCGACTACGCGGCAGTGCAATCCACCAGGGCCCGGGCGCAAGCCGAAGGCCTGGACCTCGACGGCGAAACCGTCTGGTCCCGCATTCTGGAGGTGACCCGTGGCTGA